The Chanodichthys erythropterus isolate Z2021 chromosome 12, ASM2448905v1, whole genome shotgun sequence genome contains a region encoding:
- the ncapg gene encoding condensin complex subunit 3 isoform X4 has translation MSGDADIEIEEAFRRAQKAHNNKAKLVASLKTRYNKLENKTEFHEEFIRCLKYAMIIYTREPAVENVIDFVTKFAASFETPVNEEAEEEEDDDDNNDFLNFLFNFLLESHGANSHAVRFRVCQLVNKLLGSLSENAQIDDDLCDRIHDAMLVRVTDKYPNVRIQAALAMARLQDPDNSDCPTIKAYILLLENDSNPEVRRAVLSCIAPSAATLPKIYKRTRDVKEKVRKLAYQVLAEKVHIRALSIAQRVSLLHEGLSDSADSVKEVIKTHLLPAWLRLLQGDVLQLLHRLDVENCAETAVTTLHAIFSMATSPDELLQNGIRLDERKLITVDSLTCDNVLYWRALCEFVKSKGNEGEELLEKLLPEAAIFAEYLYRYLKNISQLSEEQRADMTQLEMVMTQEFVGQQLILLIGCLDTSEEGGRKRMIAVLQEILVMPNTPTSLIGLLVEKLIGILRDDAQKIQMVAEIISDVREPILPISEPVDENEKRRKQVRLAEVRVQIMEAKQTLEECISCQDFSRAAELKDSISQLEELKNQLVLEASQLAENIKEQRVEKSDPETLLKCLTMCAELFKQMNIKRGICPTMNALIESLILPSVSNPNPAVRNMAVICLGTAALHSKDFANTHLVLLLQITQLDEPKIRISALRALIDQLLLNGLNILQDKPTPISQAPDSPDNSNEQPDQQTEEESTVQSILKMLSEFLDSEICELRTETAEGLAKLMYCGRILSPKLLSRLVLLWYNPVTEDDQRLRHCLGVFLQLYARASRANQECVEESFLPTMRTLFNAPVTSPLSEVDTSNVAELFVELTRPSALVQPAAIQAVSVHDSLAVRVCNEILRDVSAPEVRLYCKTLSWLEINTEPGPANNELQLLLKDILQEVKDKYCTRVIEKLRNQLNGDRCSKSASNQDTTLLNLDDNTGEVVNKDETKPKRAKRVCCFSGQKKASTAKNGKKTSKAELSSDESDEENVPEVPPSVRPSRRAKMAALDKTKQDLTALMNQEANGS, from the exons ATGTCTGGAGACGCTGATATAGAGATTGAAGAGGCTTTCCGGCGCGCACAGAAAGCTCATAATAACAAGGCAAAACTTGTTGCCAGTTTGAAGACCAGATATAATAAG TTGGAAAATAAGACTGAATTCCATGAGGAGTTCATACGCTGCCTGAAGTATGCCATGATCATTTACACCCGAGAGCCAGCAGTGGAGAATGTCATTGATTTTGTCACTAAGTTTGCTGCAAGTTTTGAAACGCCTGTTAATGAGGAGGCTGAAGAggaggaagatgatgatgacaacAATGattttttgaactttctgttcaacTTCCTGTTGGAG TCTCATGGCGCAAACAGCCATGCGGTGCGGTTTCGTGTTTGTCAGCTGGTGAATAAGTTGTTGGGCAGTTTGAGTGAGAATGCTCAGATCGATGATGACCTGTGTGATAGGATCCATGATGCCATGCTGGTCAGAGTCACAGACAAATACCCTAATGTCAGGATTCAGGCAGCACTGGCCATGGCCAGACTCCAGGATCCCGATAACTCCGACTGCCCCACTATTAAAG CATATATTCTGCTTTTGGAAAATGACTCGAACCCAGAGGTTCGACGTGCTGTGCTGTCTTGCATCGCTCCTTCGGCTGCTACACTTCCTAAAATCTACAAGCGCACCCGGGACGTCAAAGAGAAAGTCAGGAAACTTGCTTATCAG GTACTTGCAGAGAAAGTGCATATTCGAGCTCTGAGCATCGCTCAGAGAGTGAGTCTATTGCATGAAGGCCTCAGTGACTCTGCAG ACTCAGTGAAGGAGGTCATCAAGACCCATTTGCTGCCTGCTTGGCTTCGCTTGCTGCAGGGAGATGTTTTGCAGTTGCTGCACAGACTGGATGTAGAGAACTGTGCAGAAACTGCAGTGACTACCTTACATGCCATCTTCTCCATGGCAACAAGCCCTGATGAACTCCTGCAAAATGGTATTAGGCTGGATGAGAG GAAACTAATTACTGTAGACTCCCTAACATGTGATAATGTGTTGTACTGGAGAGCATTGTGTGAGTTTGTCAAGAGTaaaggaaatgagggtgaggaattacTGGAGAAGTTACTCCCTGAGGCGGCCATCTTTGCAGAGTATCTATACAG ATATCTAAAGAACATTTCTCAGCTGTCTGAGGAGCAAAGAGCTGATATGACACAGCTTGAGATGGTGATGACCCAAGAGTTTGTTGGACAGCAGCTGATTCTGCTAATCGGGTGTCTGGACACTTCTGAAGAAGGTGGCAG GAAGCGCATGATAGCAGTGCTCCAGGAGATTCTCGTAATGCCCAACACACCCACATCTCTGATTGGTCTGCTGGTGGAGAAACTGATTGGCATTTTACGAGATGACGCACAGAAAATTCAGATG GTTGCTGAAATAATCTCTGATGTGAGAGAGCCCATTTTGCCCATCTCTGAACCTGTGGATGAGAATGAGAAACGCAGAAAACAAGTTAGA CTAGCTGAGGTACGAGTGCAGATAATGGAGGCAAAGCAGACTCTAGAAGAGTGCATCAGCTGTCAGGACTTCAGTCGGGCAGCTGAGCTGAAAGACTCAATCTCTCAGCTGGAAGAGCTCAAGAACCAGCTTGTGCTTGAGGCTTCACAACTTGCTGAAAATATCAAGGAGCAGCGTGTGGAGAAG AGTGATCCAGAGACTTTGTTGAAATGTCTGACGATGTGTGCCGAGTTGTTCAAGCAAATGAACATCAAGAGAGGAATCTGCCCTACCATGAATGCTCTGATAGAGTCACTG ATATTGCCAAGTGTTTCCAACCCTAACCCTGCTGTGCGTAACATGGCTGTCATCTGTTTGGGAACTGCCGCTCTCCATAGTAAAGACTTCGCCAACACACATCTTGTGCTGCTCTTGCAG atcACACAGTTAGACGAGCCTAAAATCAGGATCAGTGCTCTCCGAGCTCTCATTGACCAGCTCCTGCTCAATGGCCTTAACATCCTGCAAGACAAGCCTACTCCTATCTCCCAAGCACCTGACTCACCAGACAACAGTAACGAACAACCTGACCAACAAACTGAAGAGGAGAGTACTGTCCAGAGCATTCTGAAGATGCTTTCAGAATTCCTTGATAGTGAG ATCTGTGAGCTCCGCACAGAGACAGCAGAGGGTCTGGCCAAGTTGATGTACTGTGGGAGAATCCTAAGTCCAAAGCTGCTGTCCCGTCTGGTGCTATTGTGGTACAATCCTGTAACGGAGGATGACCAAAGACTACGGCATTGCCTGGGGGTATTCTTACAGCTATATGCCCGGGCCAGCAG AGCAAATCAAGAGTGTGTGGAGGAGAGTTTTCTGCCAACCATGAGAACTCTGTTCAATGCTCCTGTGACCTCTCCATTGTCTGAGGTAGACACATCCAATGTGGCTGAACTGTTTGTTGAACTAACACGACCCAGCGCTCTTGTGCAACCTGCTGCCATACAG GCTGTGTCTGTGCATGACTCCCTGGCAGTGCGTGTTTGTAATGAGATTTTGAGGGACGTCTCTGCTCCTGAGGTGCGTCTCTACTGTAAAACTCTCAGCTGGCTGGAGATTAACACTGAACCTGGACCTGCCAACAATGAATTGCAACTACTGTTAAAAGACATTTTACAG GAAGTGAAAGATAAGTACTGTACAAGGGTTATTGAGAAGCTTCGTAACCAACTAAATGGGGATCGTTGTTCCAAATCAGCCAGTAACCAGGACACAACTTTGCTTAACTTGGATGACAATACTGGAG